GTTCCGGCATCGGCCGAGCCATCGCCGGGGCTCTCGCGCGAGCGGGGGCGAGCGTGGTGATCGTGGCGCGCAAGGAGTCGGAACTGACCGCCACGGTCGACGAGCTGGCGGCGGACGGCTGCCGCGCGGCCTGGGTGAGCGCCGACCTGAGCGCCCGTGAAGGGGTACGCGCCGCGGCGGAGCAGGCCACCGAGGTGTTCGGCGAGCCCGACGTTCTCGTCAACAGCGCCGGGATCAACCTGCGGCCGCCGATGGGCGAGCTGGGCGAGGACGTGTGGGACGCCACGATGGCGGTGAACCTGGAGGCGCCCTACTTGTTGGGCCAGCGGTTCGGGCCCGGCATGGCCGAGCGGGGCTTCGGGCGGATCATCCACATCACCTCCCAGCAGGCGCACCGGGCGTTCGTCCAGAGCGGTGCCTACGGGGTCTCCAAGGGGGCGCTGGAGTCGCTGGCCCGCTCTCAGGCTGAGGCGTGGTCGCCACACGGCGTCACCTGCAACACGCTGGTACCCGGCTTCGTCATGACCCCGCTCAATGCGCGGTTGTCGTCCGACCCCGGGAAGGCGGCGGCGCTGGCCGCGCGCACGATGGTCGGGCGCAACGGCCTGGCCGAGGACTTCGCCGGAGCCGCGGTGTTCCTGGCCAGCCGCGCCTCCGGCTACGTCACCGGGCAGGCAATCTTCGTCGACGGCGGGTTCTCCGTTCACTGAGCCCAACTCTGAGATCGGCATCAGATCGAGCACGGCGGCGTCCGGCCTCTCGTCGCGCCGATTCGACCACCCGTTCGGCGAGGTCCACCTCGACACGGCGTCCCGCCTGGACCGCGCCGAGGCCACCATTCCAGGATTTCGCTCCCCGGACGACCCCGACGATGGCCGAGGGCCGTACGGCCAGGCCCCCCTGCGCGCAACCGGCGGCGGGCGTGTACATGTTAACGGTGAGTCAACCGGATCAGGCTGCTGAAACGCCAGATGTTCGGCCGCGCAGGCTTCGCACTCCTCCGTAAGCGGGTCCTGCCCTACTCCGAAGCCGGTCGTTCAACCTTCGGCGCCGGCGAAGGTGGGTCGTTTTCGGCAGCGAGGGTGACTTGCGCGGTCCATGACCAAGGCTCCTGGGGCGGCTCCCAGCTCACCGCCACATCGGTGTCGTGGAAGTCGCGCGCGAGTTCCGTCACCATCACCGCCGCAGCGGCCCGCGCGTCTTGCGGGTCGGTGTTGAGCGGCACGTCCAGCCGTCCGCGGAGCATTCCGCTTTCGGTGAGGACGCTGGTGCGCCAGCCCTCCGGCGTCGCCAACAGGACGATCCCCCTCGGAATGCCCCAAGCGGGCCGCTTCTTCTTCTCCTGCTTGCGTCTCACCATGCCGCTATCCAACATCGTCGGGTTCATGGTGATGAGTCTGGGTGCAGGGCCGACCGCCGTGACGCGGTCTGGTGCCTGTCTTGTACGGCAAGCTGAGCCGTTCAAGACGCATCGTCGATGAGCCCGAAGCCCTCTGGGAACTCTTCCAGGAACGTGCGGCGAGCCGGGTTGGTCTCGGCGGCTGCCATCTCGCCGATCAGGGCGATCAGCTCCTGTTGTTGATCATTCGACAGCGTGCTGACCACGTGCGCGACGCCCTCCAGAACCTTGACCGCGTCGTCCGGATCCATCTGCTCGTCTTCGCTGCCGTCGACAAACCACAGGACGTCGACCAAGGCCTCGGCCAAGGCGTGAGTCAGGGACGGGTACAGGGACGTCACGAAGGGCTCCCAGAAGATCCACGGTGCAGTCGTCCGGCCATCCCACCACACACCACTGACATCACTGTCCGCGAGCCTCCACAGGAAGTGGATCAGAGCTCGAGAACAACGAACAGCGTAAGTGCCGACGTAGCCGGGCTCCTGACCGCCGCGCACCGCCAGGGCGTCGGCGTCGACCGGGCCGTCGCCGCTCTCCTGGCCCAGCAGTGCACCGTCGCACTCGCAGCCGGCCCCGCGGCCACGGCCGGGCGGCCTTTTCCGTGCTTCTACCCACGCCGGTTGCAGACCGACCGGCAAAGGGAGGGCGGCGTCGTCCGGCAGCAGCGAACGACGGGGGACGGCTATTCGCCCGTGCACCGGTGGCGGTCGTGCTCTAATCGCCGGATGACGGAGATCGAATCAGAGCTGATACGACGCTGGGTGAACGGCTGGACCGTCGCTCGCTCCCTGCCCGAGGCCCAGCCGGTCGAGTCCGCCGGAGACGGCCTGCGGTCCCAATGCGACCAACCCGGCCGCGAGGTCGAGGTGTTCGCGCTGCGTGCGGACGAAGAACCCGAGTCCTTGCCACGGCTGGCGGCAGCCGTCGCCGCCGCGAGGCAGAGCACTTGGCTCACCGTACCTACGCTGCGCCCAGGCGCCGTCGAAGCCGTCGTAGGCGCCGCCGGACTGGAGTTGCTCCACCGCTCCGAGTGGTTCATGACGACCGATCTGACCAAGCACCCTCAGCACGCGCCCGCCGCGCCCTACGCGCGCGAGGTCCGCACGGAGGGACCAGTCACGGTCGTCTCCCTCCATGACTCCTCCGGAGAGGTGGCGGCGCGTGGCACCATCGCCGTGGTCGGCGCCGATGCGATCGCCGATCGCATCGAGACGGATGCGGCACACCGGCGTCGCGGCCTGGGTCGCGCCATGATGAGCGCTCTGGTGGAGGCCGCCGTGGCTCAAGGCGCCCGTACCGGTCTTCTCATCGCCAGTGAGGAAGGCCAGCGCCTCTACTCCGCCCTCGGCTGGCGCCACGAAGCCGACGTCGTGATCGCCCGGCGGCCGATGGTTCCCTCCGACCGGTAGGACTGGCTCACGCCGGCCGATCCGCCCTTGCGCATGGCGCATGGCGCACGGCAGTCGCCGGTCGACCGGCCCGTGAATGCCGCGGAGAATTGACGGCATCGCCGTGGCTTGAGGTGCAACCGCCAGACTGCCATCGCACCCACTTGTGGGCCGCTCTCGACGGATCGCGGTTCGCTGGAGGAGGCGGGAGATGCGGGGACTGATGTGCCGGTTGGCCGGGTGTCGCCGGCAGCTCCCGGCAGGTGACATCCCGGGCCGCGGCGCGGACCCGCGCCCCGACCGCCGTGGCAGCATCGGCGCATGCGCTACCGATACGCCACCGAGGCCGACGCAGTCGCCCTGGCTCGGCTCTTCGCCGCCAACCACCACGATGCCCTGACCGAGCAGCAGCGCACCGCGCAGGGCTTCGTACAGGGCACGTTTGACGCCGCCACTCTGCGCGACATGGCCGCCGCCGGCGAGCTGCTCGTGGCCGACGACGGGGAGGGCGGCATTGCCGGGCTGCTCGCGCTGTCGGTGGCCGCCGACATGGCCGACCCGCCGGCCGCGGTCACCGGACTGCTCCGGGCTCAGTCCGCCCTCGCCTGGCGGGGCCGTCCCCTGGACGAGGTGCCGTGGCTGCTGTACGGGCCGGTGGTGGTCGACGCCGCCTTCCGCGGGCAGGGGGTGGCCCGGGGCCTGTTCGAAAAGGCCGTCGAGACGTCGGCGGGCCGCGCCGAGGCCCTGGTCGCCTTCATCGAAGCGGGCAACACGCCCTCCTGGCGCGTCCACGTGGAAGCCTTCGGTATGACCCCGCTGGGCGACTACATCGCCGCGGGCCGCACCTACCATGCCGTCGCGACCGCCGCGGTGTTCTGACCGGCGGCCCGGCCCCTGGGCGGTGTCCAGCGGCCGAGGTCCAGCCCGCCGCGCGGAGCCGCTCGAAGCCGTCCAGCAGCGGGTCCAGCGCGAACTCGAACTCGAACTGGTCGTCGCAGCCGGCGCCCACCACCGACCCCGCGTCGCCCGCGGCCGCTCTTGCCGGCTCGGCGATGCGCGGGAAGCACTCCGCCAGTGCCGGATCGGGGGGCGAGCCGCCGCTCGCTCCTCCTCCCGAGGCGTTCCTGAACGCCCTGTCCGACGAGGGGAGCGGATGGGAGAAGTACCGTCCCTGCCACGAGATCGCGATCGCCTTGCACGAGTCCCCGACCGTGCGGGCTGAGTCCCACCATGAGCCCTGGCGTTGAACCGACGTTGCTCGTCAAGGCATCAGCGTGCAGTCCGCCGGACGGCGAAGACCAGCCACCAGCGCACTATCAAGTCATCTGCGCACAAGTAATCTCATAGCACCCTCGGCGCTCACACCTCGGAATTCTGTTCGCGGAACGGTCTCCGTGACCGATCCGTGAAGGCGGGCCGAGGACCTGCACCGGCAGGTCGCCGATCAGGAGTTCGATGCGCGCGGCGTCGTAGCCGGCGTCCATCACCACCAGGACCTCCGGATGCCCCCCTTCGCCTGCGCGGCGGCGATCAACCGGTCTTCCGTGTCGCTGAGTTGGTACGTAGTTACGGAGGCCAGGTCGGCTCCGGGCTCCAGCCGACTGCGTCCAGGACCGTCGTCCAGTACGCGCGACCGACCTCCAGTGCGGCGACGAGGAGCATGCATCCCGCGGTGCGTCAGAGGCAGCGTCAGACAGGTCGTCGCGCAGGCATCAGGTCATGTATCAGCGTGCCGGCCCGCGCGACCTGGAGAGACATCTTCACGGACAGTGTCAGCGAGGAGTCGCCCTCAGAGGAAGGTCTCCACAGGCAAGCGCTGCTGTGGCGTGACCGGGGGAGTGAGGGGCACCCACAAGCGGTCGGAGTGTCCGTGCGCTCCCGGTTCCTCACATCCGGGTGTTTAGCCCCGTGAGATATGGTCTGGGCTATTTGGGTGGGCAGGATGGCGGTCGGCGATGAGGTCCCGGTCGGCGGGGCCTCACCGAACGTGAAGGAGCAGGATGCGAGGCTTCAAGACTCTCGGGGCGGCCGCGCTGGCGGTGGCCCTGGTGTCAGGCGTCGGCTGGGCAGCGCACGCGTCAGACAGCCAGGCGCCGGCCAAGCCGAAAGCAGCCCCCGCGGCTGCATCGGTCGACGGCTACCAACTGGTGAAGCTGCCGAATACGAACGTGCCGAACTTCGAACGGCGTACGGTGTTCTGTCCGCCGGGGAAGGTTGCCATTGGCGGCGGCGCGGAGGCGCAGGGCGAGGACGCGGTCCTCCTCGGGTCGTTCCCGACGGAGGACGGAGAGGGCTGGATCGGCCTCGGACGAGACTCCATCCGGGACAACGTCGGGATCTCGGTGTACGCGATCTGTGCCAACCGCTAACAGCTCCTGACCCGCGCCCCACCCCTGTCTTCGGGGGCGGGGCGCCGTGCTGTGACCAGAGGCAGCGATCCCGGCCGGACAGCCCTTGTGGTGTGCGGGCCGGGTGTAGGACTCGCCGGTGGCGAGGATGCGTCCGGCGCCGTAGCGGGAAGCTGGTCGCCGATTCTTGGATTCAGAAGGGCGGCCAGGGTCAACCTGTACGGGAAAACGGGCACACCAGTCCGTGCACCGAAACCCAGCCGGCCCGAAGTTCCGCCGGTCGTTCCCAGGGGCGGCGCAGGTCCCGCGCGAGGGGGCGGCGAGGTGGAGTTGGGCGTATGTGGCCAGAACGAGCCAGGTGCAGCGGTCGGCTGCGCCTGAGCGGGTCAACTGGGTCAAGAGAGCCGTCCTCCGACCGTGGATCCCCAGCTTCGTACACAGGCTCGCCGGGGCTGCACCAACGGCACCCTCTCCCGGGGTGTCTGGCCTTCCTGCTGGCGGTGCCCGCAGGAACGGCGAAAACGGAGTACTTCGGCCACCTCTGCGAGGTACCTAAGCCGACGGAGCACTGCTTCGCGAGGGCCACAAGGGGGTGGCTTGGGTGGGCCCCGGTCCCTGACGTACTTTCGAACCTGTGACGCGCACCCTGAGATCCCGGCTGGTGGCCCAGTGAGCGGCTGGTGGGCCTACCTGGAGGAACGGACCTGCCGAGAGGTCGATGCCGATGTGTTGCGCGACCGCCGGCTGTCGGCGGTCAGGTCCGTCTGGGAGGCGCTGCGCCCGCTGGGGGTGGGCCTGCACGAAGCGGAGCGAGTGGTCCACGCGCGATACGAGGCCCTGGGCGACCGCGTGCAGCGCACACCTCCTGATCCGTTGGACCTCCCCTCGCTCGCAGTCCGTGCCGCGGCTCTCCCTGGCCGTGTGGCGGCGGTTGAGGCGCTCTGGGACGGCGATACAGTGCACGACTGGTTCGTGCTCCTGGTCGCGGTCCTGGACGCCCCGGAAGGGGAGGGTCATCTGGCGACCGTCTACCACCGCTCTGGCGGCCCTCTTCCTGGTGCTGCCGCCGCCGAGGCCGGCCGGGCGCTGGCCGGCCACCTTCGCGTGCCTTTTCACTTCGCGTCTCCGGACATCCCTGATGACGACGCCCCGCGCTGGAGGACGATCCAACGGTTGGCGGAAGGACCGTGACTGGCGGTGTGGACGGTGCGCGGCGACCCCAAGGAGGTCGGATCATCTGGTGCCTCCCGTTGCGTCAGAGCCGAAATCCGTGAACAAGGCCATACGAGCCACCGCGCGGTTCGCGGCGGCAGCAGCCGCAAATCACCCGTTCGCTGTCATGACGGCCATGCCCAGCAAGTGAGAAAGGCTTTTCGCACATGTCCATCGACCAGGCGTCCTGGGAAGCGGCGGTACGGCACCTGTACGAGGACGCGTTCACGTTCAGCGCCACCGGCCCGCGCAAGCACGAGGACTGGCGGGCTGACGTGGTCGCCGTCATGGAACGCGCCGTCCCCGACCCGCGCGGCTGGGTCGGGTTGGACGACACCGCTGCCGAGCGAGCGGCGGGAGGGCCCGCCTTCCCCTTCCGCCCGCCCTACAAGGCCGATCCCCAGCGTCGGCTCACCCCGGCCGACGTCGGGGAACGGTTGCACGAGATCGACCGTGCGAGCGCCGAGACCCTCCTCCTCGCCCTCACCGATGGCGGCTGCACCCTACGGAACCTCGAACGGTTCACCGAGAGCTTCGACGAGCTGCAGGACATGGCCCGCATCATCCTCGCCCGCTACGGGGACACGTTCACCTGCTACACCAACGTCACCGTCGGCGCGGGCAAGAACGGCACGCTGGACTTCGGGGCGTCCCACTGGGGCTACACCCCGATGACCTTCTACTTGGAGGACGCCGGCCTGGTCATCGTCTCCGACACCGAGGTCGGGCTGTTCTGGACATTCGACGTCTGAGCCCAGGGGACGAATCCATGGCGACCCGATCCATCGAGCCCGGCACCGGGGAAGCCGGGCTGGTGGAACTCTGCCCGGGTGCCCGCGTCCTCCCGGCCGGGCCGGGGACGAGGGGAAAACGGTGTGACAACCCGCCCGGTGCGGGCTCAGGCTGGGTGCATGCGTACGCATTTGAACGTCTTCGGTATCGATGTGATCCCTTCGGATCCGCGGGACCGTCACGACAACCCCGAAGTCCGCCCGCTGATCGACGGCTCGGACTTCATCGAGCACGACTACTACGGGGCGGTCTGCGGTGACGCTCTCAGATGGCTGCTGCCGGATGGGCCCTTCGCGGTGGGGGAGGTGCCCCACGAAGTGGAAATGGCGGCGTGGTGCTGTTGCCGCTCCGCGCTCGATGTCGTCATGCGGCGCGAGGGCGACACGGTGGTGTGGGCGTGTAAGGAGCCCGAAGACACTTCCTCTTACGAATATCGCTTTGATGCCGGGCAG
This Streptomyces sp. NBC_00539 DNA region includes the following protein-coding sequences:
- a CDS encoding GNAT family N-acetyltransferase — its product is MTEIESELIRRWVNGWTVARSLPEAQPVESAGDGLRSQCDQPGREVEVFALRADEEPESLPRLAAAVAAARQSTWLTVPTLRPGAVEAVVGAAGLELLHRSEWFMTTDLTKHPQHAPAAPYAREVRTEGPVTVVSLHDSSGEVAARGTIAVVGADAIADRIETDAAHRRRGLGRAMMSALVEAAVAQGARTGLLIASEEGQRLYSALGWRHEADVVIARRPMVPSDR
- a CDS encoding SDR family NAD(P)-dependent oxidoreductase; the protein is MTSSSYLSELFSLDGRVAVVTGGSSGIGRAIAGALARAGASVVIVARKESELTATVDELAADGCRAAWVSADLSAREGVRAAAEQATEVFGEPDVLVNSAGINLRPPMGELGEDVWDATMAVNLEAPYLLGQRFGPGMAERGFGRIIHITSQQAHRAFVQSGAYGVSKGALESLARSQAEAWSPHGVTCNTLVPGFVMTPLNARLSSDPGKAAALAARTMVGRNGLAEDFAGAAVFLASRASGYVTGQAIFVDGGFSVH
- a CDS encoding GNAT family N-acetyltransferase, which produces MRYRYATEADAVALARLFAANHHDALTEQQRTAQGFVQGTFDAATLRDMAAAGELLVADDGEGGIAGLLALSVAADMADPPAAVTGLLRAQSALAWRGRPLDEVPWLLYGPVVVDAAFRGQGVARGLFEKAVETSAGRAEALVAFIEAGNTPSWRVHVEAFGMTPLGDYIAAGRTYHAVATAAVF